In Symmachiella dynata, the following are encoded in one genomic region:
- a CDS encoding NACHT domain-containing protein, giving the protein MEKKYKPDANAFESYFTGQFGLMNLSQLHRKRFKGLLSKTMLSSVKNGHEVTARTINVVAHVFRVPPANLVHPSDVARFLTDYPDGDKPRPDPDSSPNEGNEAARQISTTTGKSDADSCLSQVSTIETVIDFLERLVLNGFRENVVYLPPNLTPGDGNSSKPDARGAIDNLAHFCLPVRVIEQDDWQRLDHQRAAPLRSRSWNAAHVRNRIVSTSEDFCRIDGERQTQPQPLESVLASNRHVILRGEPGEGKTTSLFLHVVKQCRELAAGLCSGQFDHLSEECRIPLPLPLGKAAPTKEDESFCVVDRARDEALRIAYGQVEKAPHEVTEWIKEKVLRNEVDLCLDALDELDIRWHESLRKELVHCSGMGIFLTTRTSADDTNVIATDVCHRYHLVSFGPAQVREYIKRFFSQAEKRGEQLSRELRDQLRLSHGLQELAQLPLLLALLCQWLSARWQWQLTEIRRDIPKNRTTLLRDALHQLMERGDAKHRGMPVSQSPSERNRIKETVLRHVAWRFFAAGPLPIVKQDLIAVLEQHLEHSVWKGYAPPHNAEALLTEFLEDGVLVRQNRGIYRFVLRAFHEFCVAEWILFELRNCSRVFKTRHYVRRVCGNAMTWGRRDWPRSLQPIAEPGWSAIWLLVGEQLKGKEVALFFRAIRRYLNPIADPYAILLHVLKGAWPLDWPLNTSDEYPVMELGARVCGETESSWGAKAYVSRLIRLTKHYCFKDKVPYFLAMTRKERALACLIRIVRDNSIDVQIRYQCAQALGLSDSTEVRKDLLSVSYQIDDGTLRSICTESLVRLCRYGDDESIELLYTLLLHGGDTQANLQHTVDMLVEIDTVASVKAIKKAVAAAADGYVRYLCIHRLARLGHSEMADLLGRIDAEIRRQLNLGARGYVTLLKFVTLQLTRKMNERNTKTK; this is encoded by the coding sequence GTGGAGAAGAAATACAAGCCCGATGCGAATGCGTTTGAGTCCTATTTCACTGGACAGTTCGGCCTAATGAATCTTAGTCAGCTCCACAGAAAACGATTTAAAGGGCTATTGAGCAAAACAATGCTGTCGAGCGTGAAAAACGGTCACGAGGTTACCGCCCGTACGATCAACGTGGTCGCACATGTTTTTCGTGTTCCACCTGCAAACCTAGTTCACCCAAGCGATGTCGCACGGTTTCTCACTGACTACCCAGATGGGGATAAACCACGCCCTGATCCAGATAGTTCGCCTAATGAGGGAAACGAGGCGGCAAGACAGATTTCAACAACGACGGGTAAGTCTGATGCTGATTCATGTCTCTCACAGGTATCAACAATCGAAACCGTTATTGACTTTCTAGAACGGTTAGTCTTGAACGGGTTCAGAGAAAACGTTGTGTACTTACCGCCAAACCTCACGCCGGGCGACGGTAATTCAAGCAAACCAGACGCGCGAGGTGCAATCGACAATTTGGCACACTTCTGCCTGCCGGTGCGAGTAATCGAGCAGGACGATTGGCAGCGGTTGGACCACCAGCGGGCTGCGCCATTGCGTTCGCGAAGTTGGAATGCGGCACACGTTCGAAACCGCATTGTTTCGACAAGCGAAGACTTTTGTCGAATAGATGGCGAGCGGCAAACGCAACCACAGCCACTGGAGTCAGTTCTTGCGTCTAACCGACACGTCATCCTGCGAGGCGAGCCGGGCGAAGGAAAGACGACATCGCTGTTCCTGCATGTTGTTAAGCAGTGTCGCGAATTGGCGGCGGGATTGTGCAGTGGGCAATTCGACCACTTAAGCGAAGAGTGCCGTATTCCGCTGCCATTGCCGCTCGGGAAGGCTGCGCCGACCAAAGAAGACGAATCGTTTTGTGTCGTTGACAGAGCACGAGATGAAGCCTTGCGAATCGCATATGGACAGGTGGAGAAAGCTCCACACGAAGTCACAGAATGGATTAAAGAAAAGGTGTTGCGCAACGAAGTTGACCTCTGCCTGGATGCCCTAGACGAGTTGGATATCCGCTGGCACGAATCACTTCGTAAAGAACTGGTGCACTGTAGCGGAATGGGTATTTTTCTGACGACGCGAACGTCTGCTGACGATACGAACGTTATTGCGACTGATGTCTGTCATCGCTATCACCTCGTCAGTTTTGGCCCGGCACAAGTTCGGGAATACATCAAGCGATTCTTTTCGCAAGCCGAGAAGAGGGGCGAACAACTTTCTCGCGAACTTCGCGATCAACTGAGACTTTCGCATGGACTTCAGGAATTAGCTCAACTTCCATTGTTATTGGCCTTGCTGTGCCAGTGGTTATCCGCCCGATGGCAGTGGCAGCTCACAGAGATCCGAAGGGACATCCCAAAGAATCGCACAACGCTGCTTAGGGACGCACTGCATCAATTGATGGAACGCGGAGATGCCAAGCATCGCGGGATGCCCGTTTCCCAGTCGCCGAGCGAACGAAATAGAATCAAAGAGACCGTCCTGAGGCATGTCGCTTGGAGATTCTTTGCCGCCGGACCACTGCCAATCGTGAAGCAGGACCTCATTGCGGTCTTGGAACAACACCTTGAACATTCTGTGTGGAAGGGATATGCGCCGCCGCACAACGCCGAGGCGTTACTCACAGAATTTTTGGAAGACGGCGTACTCGTGCGCCAGAACCGAGGCATTTATCGTTTTGTACTTCGCGCTTTTCATGAATTCTGTGTCGCCGAATGGATCTTATTTGAATTGCGAAATTGTAGTCGTGTTTTTAAGACACGCCACTACGTGAGAAGGGTTTGCGGTAATGCCATGACCTGGGGTCGCCGCGACTGGCCTCGGTCGCTTCAACCGATTGCCGAACCCGGCTGGAGTGCGATTTGGCTATTGGTGGGTGAGCAGTTAAAGGGCAAAGAAGTTGCTTTGTTTTTTCGGGCGATCCGCCGGTATCTAAATCCAATCGCCGATCCATATGCGATTCTACTTCACGTTCTAAAAGGGGCCTGGCCGTTGGACTGGCCACTTAATACCTCTGACGAGTATCCTGTAATGGAACTGGGAGCACGTGTTTGTGGGGAAACCGAGAGTTCATGGGGAGCGAAAGCATATGTATCCCGCTTAATCCGCTTGACGAAACACTACTGTTTCAAGGACAAGGTACCATACTTTCTAGCAATGACACGTAAAGAACGTGCATTGGCATGCCTGATTCGTATCGTTCGTGATAACTCAATTGACGTGCAAATTCGATATCAGTGTGCGCAAGCCTTGGGACTATCGGACTCGACCGAAGTACGCAAGGATCTTTTGTCCGTGTCGTACCAAATAGATGACGGTACGCTACGATCTATTTGCACGGAATCTCTAGTCCGGCTTTGCCGATATGGTGACGATGAGTCCATCGAATTGCTTTATACGCTGTTGCTTCATGGTGGCGATACACAGGCCAACCTCCAACACACGGTTGACATGCTTGTGGAAATCGACACAGTTGCTTCAGTTAAGGCAATTAAAAAGGCCGTAGCGGCAGCCGCCGACGGCTACGTGAGGTATCTCTGCATCCACCGCTTAGCAAGACTTGGCCACTCTGAAATGGCGGATCTTCTTGGCAGGATTGACGCCGAAATAAGACGGCAATTGAATCTGGGCGCCCGTGGCTACGTTACTCTGCTAAAGTTTGTCACGTTGCAATTAACGAGGAAAATGAACGAACGCAATACAAAGACGAAATGA
- a CDS encoding Mov34/MPN/PAD-1 family protein: MFPNDLMNRDLPSRERQEESISASGSADYGWPGPAALPLFPRPQLPEIGQESECENSLAQPDEDHGSTAQFPWFQADRVARRSPPRLVFRITQSCFRETLEYLGRRPPEQAGLLFGPKDDPTLVTHFIAERGGHSTSVTFSINAHFCNVWLRKFKAAHMTCLGVCHSHPAGVHTPSGGDIVFLEKLFARPKNTDAGYVLLPIVCHGRFYPYVIHQSRPHDVLIPELVLV, translated from the coding sequence ATGTTTCCAAATGACCTCATGAACCGTGATCTCCCGTCACGTGAACGACAGGAGGAATCAATTTCGGCGTCCGGATCGGCCGACTATGGCTGGCCTGGGCCCGCCGCTCTTCCGCTTTTTCCGCGCCCCCAACTGCCGGAAATTGGCCAGGAGTCCGAGTGCGAGAATTCTCTGGCACAGCCAGATGAAGATCACGGCAGCACGGCGCAATTCCCTTGGTTTCAAGCGGACCGGGTGGCGCGACGATCACCGCCAAGGCTGGTTTTTCGAATCACGCAGTCCTGTTTCCGTGAAACGTTGGAATACCTCGGCCGTCGGCCCCCCGAACAGGCGGGACTACTCTTCGGCCCGAAGGATGATCCGACGCTGGTTACCCACTTCATCGCCGAACGAGGCGGTCACTCGACGAGTGTAACCTTCTCGATCAATGCGCACTTTTGCAACGTTTGGCTCCGCAAATTCAAGGCGGCCCATATGACGTGTCTGGGCGTGTGCCATTCTCACCCCGCAGGCGTTCACACCCCCAGCGGGGGAGACATCGTATTTCTTGAAAAACTTTTTGCGCGGCCGAAGAACACGGATGCGGGGTACGTCCTCCTACCGATCGTTTGCCACGGCCGCTTCTATCCCTATGTGATTCACCAGTCCAGGCCGCACGACGTGTTGATTCCCGAACTGGTTCTCGTCTGA
- a CDS encoding HesA/MoeB/ThiF family protein, which produces MIDLRRLKQTLDTEKLRHATVGIFGLGGGTDFAVDLARNGVGNFRLTDLDVVGAENIARQGFQQADVGTPKVKATAKKIKAVNAEASVLYFHMDCTKLTDEEADALFGDCDVLIAATDNLEAQVWINRLALRDGIPAVWVGLYPSGAAGEIIFWKPGLDCYHCLCEHRIRKHEAAAEERRSLDPPSDGVTRFDVGIVDAIAGHIVLGLLTEGSDNRFGRLIERLGDRNFLQIKLDPDWQLNGRDVIRRGLGIAEECDAYISWCTIACRNGATLMPCRDCVELRGHRFEETNCGEFSVFHRTDYGVDRDLVGGKELSAAADETTPQEEEAESVSKRAADDPQVEQELGF; this is translated from the coding sequence ATGATTGATTTACGACGACTCAAACAGACGCTCGATACGGAAAAGCTTCGCCATGCCACGGTCGGGATCTTCGGCCTGGGAGGTGGGACCGATTTTGCCGTCGACTTAGCGCGAAACGGTGTGGGCAACTTTCGTTTGACGGACCTGGATGTTGTGGGGGCTGAAAACATCGCCCGCCAAGGTTTTCAGCAGGCCGACGTGGGGACCCCCAAGGTGAAAGCGACGGCAAAGAAGATCAAAGCCGTCAACGCGGAAGCCTCGGTCCTCTACTTCCACATGGATTGTACGAAGCTGACGGATGAAGAGGCGGACGCCCTGTTTGGGGACTGCGATGTGCTCATCGCCGCCACCGACAACCTCGAAGCACAAGTCTGGATCAACCGGCTCGCATTACGCGACGGCATCCCCGCCGTGTGGGTGGGGCTCTATCCGTCCGGCGCTGCGGGGGAGATCATCTTCTGGAAGCCGGGGCTCGACTGCTACCACTGTTTGTGCGAGCACCGCATCCGCAAACACGAAGCCGCCGCCGAAGAGCGGCGTTCGCTTGACCCTCCCAGCGACGGCGTGACTCGATTTGACGTGGGGATCGTGGACGCGATTGCGGGGCACATCGTGCTGGGGCTGCTGACGGAAGGGAGTGACAACCGCTTCGGCCGGTTGATCGAACGCTTGGGCGACCGAAACTTCTTGCAGATCAAGCTCGATCCGGACTGGCAGCTCAACGGCCGCGATGTGATTCGCCGGGGATTGGGCATCGCCGAGGAGTGCGATGCCTACATCTCGTGGTGCACAATCGCCTGTCGTAACGGCGCCACGCTGATGCCATGCCGCGATTGTGTTGAGTTGCGGGGTCACCGCTTTGAAGAGACGAACTGTGGGGAGTTCTCGGTTTTCCACCGCACCGACTATGGAGTCGATCGCGATCTGGTCGGCGGCAAAGAATTATCGGCGGCAGCCGATGAAACAACCCCTCAAGAAGAGGAAGCGGAGTCGGTGAGCAAACGAGCTGCGGACGATCCTCAGGTCGAGCAGGAACTGGGTTTCTGA
- a CDS encoding replication-relaxation family protein — protein MPRGKSNIVPSPIRLLPAHIEQLQTLGEVELLDSDDFGSRFYPNDRTGQSYRRRLRLYTQHGLLQRIELPLVSTGRQGRLPNIYRLTPKGADLLEQETGQRPPRYARSDPPRQSHTWLHRLGIAKIQLSFNDACAQAGLPKPDWLLEYDTLPEAKINGPMSERFVLCHQFPLANGKKLTAWPDAAALLRVPQAGQIWRLGLFVEYDRSTETHTQLNGTKRSHAGNGKLDGYSALLKTGEYQQYWPDADGVRILFVVRSEGRLRNIAETFRDHGVADSVRFAVEAEMTPERVLNSQIWRTIDGERRSIIRGSTSTVRDSDATS, from the coding sequence ATGCCCCGTGGGAAATCTAACATTGTGCCGTCCCCGATTCGGTTGCTGCCGGCCCACATCGAGCAGTTGCAGACGCTCGGTGAAGTCGAACTGCTCGACTCGGACGATTTCGGTTCACGGTTTTATCCGAACGATAGGACGGGCCAATCCTATCGCCGGCGGTTGCGGCTCTACACGCAGCACGGCCTCCTGCAACGGATCGAGCTACCGCTCGTATCGACCGGACGACAAGGGAGATTACCAAATATTTACCGGCTGACTCCCAAGGGGGCGGACCTGCTGGAACAGGAAACTGGCCAGCGGCCTCCACGATATGCCCGCAGCGATCCGCCGCGCCAATCCCACACTTGGCTGCACCGGCTCGGCATCGCGAAGATTCAGCTCAGCTTCAACGACGCCTGTGCCCAGGCGGGTCTGCCCAAGCCGGACTGGCTGCTGGAGTACGACACGCTGCCGGAGGCAAAGATCAATGGGCCGATGTCCGAGCGGTTCGTTCTGTGCCACCAGTTTCCGTTGGCCAACGGCAAAAAGCTCACCGCTTGGCCGGATGCGGCCGCCCTGTTGCGCGTACCTCAAGCCGGGCAGATTTGGCGGCTGGGACTGTTTGTCGAGTACGACCGTTCGACGGAAACGCACACGCAGCTTAACGGCACGAAGCGGTCGCACGCCGGAAACGGCAAGCTTGACGGCTACAGTGCGTTGTTGAAGACAGGTGAATACCAACAATATTGGCCAGACGCCGACGGCGTGCGCATCCTATTCGTCGTCCGCTCCGAAGGCCGGCTGCGGAATATCGCTGAGACGTTCCGCGATCACGGGGTGGCCGATTCCGTGCGGTTTGCCGTTGAGGCGGAGATGACACCCGAGCGGGTTCTCAATTCACAGATTTGGCGAACAATCGACGGTGAAAGACGCAGTATCATTCGCGGCAGCACAAGCACGGTGCGAGATTCCGATGCAACTTCTTAG
- a CDS encoding tyrosine-type recombinase/integrase — protein MLPLRDENGEHIKVQLADDQDLKQAYARFLLDKQTAVEVQNDITVLDVCLAYLRYAKTNGAEKTHFDRADTLFDFCFGLPPEYRKKDGSGPKRLTREQRAEMSNKRIHPGFGNLPAAELNWAHIDEWLSAHENWNGGCRTRVQAVKRALNFGVERDMIASNPIRGYKLARSNSRVTYITPEQEQAMYEHANPQLETAIRVCIRTGARFGSEFAKLTKEHIVDHGDRMEWVFKPSEIKNRRKRVIRITDPGVMEITRVCAEQFSQGPIFRNSVGTPWERRNLSQRFRTLKKRLSQQGVELDKDCCMYSCRHTFAKRILQGYWSGKPTNIETLARLMGNTPQVCREHYLQWSEIDNDPLWEAV, from the coding sequence ATGCTCCCGTTGCGTGACGAAAACGGCGAACATATCAAAGTTCAATTGGCCGATGATCAGGATTTGAAGCAAGCGTATGCCCGATTTCTGTTGGACAAGCAAACTGCTGTCGAGGTTCAGAACGACATCACGGTGCTGGACGTTTGCTTGGCCTACCTCCGATATGCAAAGACCAACGGAGCCGAAAAAACTCATTTCGATCGTGCCGATACTCTCTTCGATTTCTGCTTTGGGCTGCCACCCGAATACCGAAAAAAGGACGGCAGCGGTCCGAAACGGCTCACGCGGGAGCAGAGAGCCGAGATGTCAAACAAACGGATTCATCCCGGATTTGGGAATTTACCGGCTGCCGAGTTGAATTGGGCGCACATCGATGAGTGGCTGTCTGCTCACGAGAATTGGAACGGTGGATGCCGTACCCGCGTTCAGGCTGTCAAGCGCGCACTGAACTTCGGAGTCGAACGAGATATGATCGCAAGCAATCCGATTCGGGGCTACAAGCTCGCCCGTTCCAACAGCAGGGTGACTTATATCACGCCAGAGCAAGAACAGGCCATGTACGAGCATGCGAATCCCCAATTGGAAACTGCAATTCGTGTTTGCATACGGACGGGGGCACGCTTCGGTTCCGAGTTTGCCAAGCTGACCAAAGAACACATTGTTGATCACGGTGATCGTATGGAATGGGTTTTCAAACCGAGTGAGATCAAGAACCGCAGGAAACGCGTAATTCGGATCACCGATCCGGGCGTTATGGAAATCACACGGGTATGCGCCGAGCAATTTTCACAAGGCCCGATCTTCCGCAACAGCGTGGGAACGCCTTGGGAACGGCGAAATCTGTCGCAGCGCTTCCGTACGCTCAAGAAGCGGCTATCCCAGCAAGGAGTTGAACTCGACAAGGACTGCTGTATGTATTCGTGCCGGCATACATTCGCAAAACGGATTCTGCAAGGGTATTGGTCCGGCAAACCGACGAATATCGAGACGTTGGCACGGTTGATGGGAAACACACCGCAAGTCTGCCGTGAGCATTATCTGCAGTGGAGCGAAATCGACAACGATCCGCTCTGGGAGGCGGTCTGA
- a CDS encoding GNAT family N-acetyltransferase → MILVRHTTESLLAMKLRHHTKNDSRAIVQLFESVFANSEGESEGTLIGRLAIDLFEKTDECDLLNFVAEIDGQIIGSIFFSRLRFVDCIQAFLLAPVAVHSDHQRKGVGQALIRHGLNALRDEGASVALTYGDPEFYSKVGFRAISHETVMAPFELSQPEGWLGQSLVGNSIETLSGECTCVEAFREPAYW, encoded by the coding sequence ATGATACTCGTGCGACACACAACGGAGTCTTTACTCGCCATGAAGCTTAGACATCATACGAAGAATGATTCACGGGCAATTGTGCAGCTCTTCGAATCGGTGTTTGCCAATTCCGAAGGGGAAAGCGAAGGGACATTGATTGGTCGGTTGGCCATTGACTTGTTCGAGAAGACGGACGAGTGTGATCTGTTGAACTTCGTTGCGGAAATCGATGGCCAGATAATTGGTTCCATTTTCTTCAGTCGCCTGCGATTTGTAGATTGCATACAGGCTTTTCTCTTGGCCCCAGTAGCGGTACACAGCGACCACCAACGCAAAGGCGTAGGCCAGGCATTGATTCGTCACGGCCTGAATGCGTTACGGGACGAAGGGGCAAGCGTTGCTCTGACTTATGGAGACCCAGAATTCTACAGCAAGGTTGGGTTCCGAGCCATATCACACGAGACCGTAATGGCTCCCTTTGAGCTATCGCAACCAGAAGGATGGCTTGGCCAATCGCTCGTTGGCAATTCAATCGAGACCTTGTCCGGCGAGTGTACTTGCGTTGAGGCCTTCAGAGAACCAGCCTATTGGTAA